GAACTCGTGGCCATGTACGCCGGTGCTGGCGGCCGGTATTCCGAGCAGCTACGGCCATATGTCGAAAAGATCGGAAGAACACCTCTGGACGACGATCAGACGTTCAAGAACCTCTTGAAATCCGCCGGCAACGAAGACCCTGTCATGCGCGAATGCCAGGACGTCTTCTTCGATCGGCGTTATTTCCAACCTGCGCTGCGCTGGGCAGTCGAAAACGGATTCCATTATCCGCTCTCCGTGCTCGTGATCTACGATTCATTCATTCATAGCGGCAGCATTCTCGGCTTTCTGCGCGAGCGCTTCACAGAGCGTCCACCGTCACAGGGCGGCAACGAGAAAACTTGGATATCGGAGTATGTCCAGGCCCGTCATAGCTGGCTCTCGAGCCACAGCAATCCTCCTGTCCGGGCCAGCGCCTATCGGACGAGAGACTTGCTGCGCGAGATAGATAACGGAAATTGGGATCTATCTGCCGTGCCATTCAAGGCAAATGGCACCCCGGTTTACGGACGTCCCACCGACAGGGAAGCCCCTCCGACAGGGGATATGCTCCACGTCGTCAGCGGCGGTGTGGACTATGGAGACGCAGCAGAATGAGGTCAAATCCGCGAGGCGCTCAAGGCGCTTCGCGGACCTCGTCAATCAGGAAATTGCGGAGGACAGACAATGGCCAGGGCATTGCAGACAACGAACGATGCCAGTCTCATGCATCAGGTTCTGACCCAGCTCGAAGCAACGCTGGAAGCGACGAATTCAGTCGTTCAAGAGCTGCTTCGCAACAGTGAACCGGGCGCAGCTTTCGCGGCTGGTCGTATGAAATCCTTGCCCGATGCCGCCTTTTTCGCGAAAGGCGGACCGGCAGAA
This Rhizobium acidisoli DNA region includes the following protein-coding sequences:
- a CDS encoding chitosanase, whose protein sequence is MKTDANQTVQLLQSILNVALSLQSAVDELRGGPATKSGPEGMVGLDVEHAPRATGDALLTDQQRRICEQVINVFETGTISGKYGSISLYNDGPNRIRQVTYGRSQTTEYGNLRELVAMYAGAGGRYSEQLRPYVEKIGRTPLDDDQTFKNLLKSAGNEDPVMRECQDVFFDRRYFQPALRWAVENGFHYPLSVLVIYDSFIHSGSILGFLRERFTERPPSQGGNEKTWISEYVQARHSWLSSHSNPPVRASAYRTRDLLREIDNGNWDLSAVPFKANGTPVYGRPTDREAPPTGDMLHVVSGGVDYGDAAE